attatacaaaatgtTATTTTACAAACGTATTCAAGTTTGCTTCTTGTCGTATGTAAAATACACAAAATTCACGAGACATTCGACTTCTCAATCATCTTTTTTTAACATTTACTCGATTTCTAAAACTAAGACGAAAACATGTACATTTGtataacattaatatttatGTGAAATTTTTTGTATCCTATGAAATTGTCTGGAACAACGAATGCTTCAGATATGTGCGAACATTTGTTAGAATATCGTCCACTTTATCGCGACCTTCGTTTACATTATCTTCAATTCTTTTGATGACTTCATCGCCGTTCATAACGTGTACTCCGTTATTTTTATGACAATCATCTATTCATTCtgttatatcatttttattacgATGTTTGCGATCATTGTTGCTCTTATGAATTTCAGTTTCTCCTTCTCTTAGGACCTTCGGCGTCACTTGTATAGTCAGTCACAAAAGTCTACTTTATAATCTCGAATTGTTTGTATGATATTTAAGATGTTTCTAATGGCAACCCCTTTAGACTTTTTAACACATTTAACTATTTGGCGTTTCGATAATTAATGATTTATTCTTATAGATTCGAATACGTTGGACACAAATGTTCATCTTTAATGACCTTTTCTGCTTTAATTGTAAAAACTATGCGAATGTTCCTTAGATAGAACAATTTTTTGATCTCTCTCAAATACAATGGTATATTTTTCGTAATTTTATAAACACTTAAACATGTTTCAGTGATGTTAGAAAAAAATGCAAGACGCCTTCAATGCAACAGAACAGACTTCCTTCCCTCAGAAACCATGAAAAAGCTACAACGTAGATTTCTTTTCCGATTGATAAGATAAAATCGTTCGGGAAATTGTTTGATCAGAGTAACGCAAATATTCCAATAAGATGTCACCTCGTGATTTCTAATCTGTTAAGTCACCATCCCCTATTTAGAACAAATAAGTATTTTTAGTTAGCCTATGAATTTCATGTATTTGCAGCAAACATGAGTAGGCGAAACTTTAAATAGTGGGAAgactaaaagaatttaagaatatcaaTACTCTTTCAACCTATATTAAAATAGTCCGCTGATAACTAGTGAGGGAATTATTGGAGGGCCTGGAAAGTCTTTTCATAATTTCTTCCATACATTTTCTTGtaacatatttattatttatataatgataataaattattatgcaaacaaataatttaattatgtaaataacaaAAAGTCGATATATATTTTCTAGTTTTCCAATACTTAATCTTTGATATGTAATCTAGTTATCTCAGtcagaaatattttaaaaattgtccACAGAATTTGGAGCACTAACAATAAGTGTCAAAATTCTAAGACTCTAGTTGAAACTTTTGAATATAACTGTTATTTtgaaaatttataaatacaacTGCTAGATGGACAGTTTTAAGCATTATAAGCGTCGCATGAGGTACGGAAGTTAACGCTTCTCGGCCTTTTACAGCTAACAATAAGCTCATCTGTGTAGTTTTTGTTCTTGTCAGTGTAATATTCGATACACTCCTCATTAAGGAGTCGAAGTATTAACTTGATTTTTGGGATTGTTCCTCCTCTGTTCCGAGTCAGCTTAACATTGCCGTGACGTTGGGATTGATTATACGTAATCTAATTTTTAAATGTTTATTAttagaagaattaaaaaattaaaacagTTAAAATAAAGCTAccaaaatatatgatatattgcTCGATTTTTTAAAGTTacagtaaaattttatttttcctaCATCGATAGAATAAAAATGGATCAAcgtattgtttaaattttcaataCTGATCCAAATAAGAAAGTTGTAAGAACCAACCTTTAGTATTTTTTGTGTGCATTCTGAGTTAATTATGTTTTAAAGAGTATCTGTCATCAATACATTGAAAGTCACTGTATACAAGAAGTAATACAAATGTTGGTTGATCATACACCTGTGATTAAAATGAAAGTGCTTTGAATGGTACAAagaaatatttggaaatttCTTATATCCCGAAAGGATAGTAAAAGATTACATTATGTATTGTAAGCACTTAATATTATGATGATTATGTATCTGCAATGAATGTCTTTCAGGAAATGGAGTAGTTATACATCTCCCAGGGCTCTTCGAAGAATTAGAAAGCAACGAAGAAAAAGGCTTAAAAAATTGGCAAGAAAGATTAGTGATTTCCGATCGTGCGCACATAGTATTTGATTTTCACCAGCAAGTCGATGGCCTCCAAGAATTGGAAAAAGGTACGCAATCACTTGGCACTACTAAGAAAGGAATTGGACCCACGTACTCGAGCAAAGCGGCCAGAAATGGACTTAGAATTGGCGATCTTCTTGGAAACTTTGATAAGTTCTCGCAAAAATTCGAATCGCTGGTGTCGTCGTATCAAAAAATGTTCCCCGCGCTACAAGTTGATGTGAAAGCAGAACTCCAACGGTACAAAGAGTgcgtatttcttcatttcttatttcAAACAAaacgtaataaaaaaataacacagCTCTTCAATGTGAATAATACAAATTCATTAATTGTTTCTAACATCAACATTATTTTCACCTATACTGTCTTAATGCACAACTTATCTTCTCACAGAAAACACAATGACCACGTGAAAAAGGATAGAagatattgtattgtattggaGATGTAGAAATTAATTCGCGACTGTTTCTTCATAAGCTTGTTTAACACCAATTAAAATACAATCTATCCTTGAAAACCATCTTACTGTACGTGTTTACACAATCTTACAATCTTACAATTAAACTTCTCTCTTAAATAAAAGATGGTGGTTTTTTGATACAACGAAATCATCATTGCTTTTCGTACCTTACAATATGTTTTAGAGTGTATATCAACCAAATTATATGGAACAGGTGTTAATTTGAAGGCTCTTGCGAGTAAGTTTGACTATATGGAGAACTTTTAGAGAACGTTAGTTTTGCTACATGTAGCTTCTAAATTTCTGCAAGTGGCTAGAAATTGTTCATTGACAATGAGTGACATACAGTTGTTTAGCAAGTTCCTTTTGTATTTGACAATAATCCTTTTCGCAGTGTTCCAAAACCTTTGGTATCACTTTTCACATGTACCATAAGCCTAAATAACTTGTTTCTAAAGCAAAGCAAATCATTTCTTTAAATTCAAGAATatgtttttaattgaaatacgaaaaatatatgttttatattttatattcttacATTGTTGGCATCGACCAATCACttgatatttttttcattttgaaTCTTGAAAAGTCTAATGTAATGGATGAGAGATGTGATTTTAAAAGAAAGTTGCAATTGATTAATTGTGAAGATTACGAATTAATTTTTACACCTATATGCATATACAGTAATGGGACCTGCTCCCCTACACACTTTCCTTACTCCCTAAGTTGACGTGCACATCCCCACTCAGCAGTGAATCATCAACAGATCAGAACAaagaaaatttgtatattgACCCTCATTAATGGATCAAACTGTGGCCTGGAGGTGTGCAGGTGTAGGAcctattactgtatattatgtaTACTTACATAATGTACAGGGCGAATTGATAAGAACTATTATAACCCTTTTTTTATTGGTTACATCCAGGGGTACAAAGCAGTTATGATATTGATTTCGGTCCTTGAAACAAATATCGAGAACCAAAAAAGTCTCATAACTGTTACAAGGTATATTGGTTTCAGTTAGCAGAATATGCTGTAACATTTTTGTAGTTATTGAGATCAATTTCATACAAATCTAGAAATTAAATGTTCACAGTTGTGTTTAGTGGTATAGTCAAAGATACAGCACAATAGTCAATGCTTTCATTTCAACTTTTTAAATAAAGATATAAAATGACTTTTTTTTTATGTTTGCAGATATGCCGAAAGAATACGACCGTTAGTAAAAGAAACTGTACAGTATTTACACCAAGCATTACGTGAAGGAAAGAAGGTTATAGTGGAAGGAGCAAATGCTGCAATGCTggacatagattttggaacataTCCATATGTTACTAGCTCCAATTGCAGTATAGGTGGTGTTTGCACTGGTCTTGGACTTCCACCATCTTACATTGGAGATGTTGTTGGGGTTGTTAAAGCATATACTACAAGAGTAGGTGATGGACCATTTCCCACTGAACTTCTGGATGCCACAGGCGATCTTTTGCAAAGGAGAGGTCACGAATTTGGCGTGACCACAAACAGAAAGAGACGATGTGGTTGGTTAGACCTAATGCTCCTCAAATTCACAGCAATGGTGAATGGGTAAGGAATGTTTTCATACAATACAACAAGCCTGAAACCTGCCTTCAGTCACTCACAAAAGTGCAATTCAGTTTAAGATTAAGACAACAGTGTgctaaatgatataaatgcaagtGTTCAAGTACTTTCGTAAACTATTGTCTATCAAATCATATTTATAGAAATGAATATAATTCCAGATATACGTCAATATGTTTGACGAAATTAGATATTCTAGATACTCTTCCAAAAATTCAAATTGGTGTAGGATATCGGTTAAATGGGAAAGATATCGACTATTTTCCAAGTAGTACTTCTGATTTAGCAAAGGtagaaataatttatgaaagcATCGATGGCTGGCAGTCGACGACAGAAGGTGTACGTTCACTAGAAAAATTGCCACTGAATGCTAGAAAATACATACAATTAATAGAAGAACATCTTGGTATACCAGgtaatatttcataaaatattatcCATTATATATATCCATAATTTATGCAGTCTACTGCGTTCTGCGTCTAAATGAATTATATGATtgttttttattctattttgtaCTTGACAtgagaaaatttttttatttcagttaAATGGATAGGCGTGGGAGCAAGTCGAGATAGTGTTATCACACTTTGACGTTACCCTTTTCGACTACAACAATGGAAATGTGTTTGTCCGTTTATTCAGTTCGCTACAGGTTtggcgataaatttgatttgttAAACGAGTTAACGAAACAAGCGCACAGGGCTATATGACAAAGAGAATCATAGCATTAAGCTTTCGAGTTATAGTAGTATTCAATGATTGAAAAATATGTCTCAGTCTCATTTTTTGAGCTGCTCCTTATTGGATAATTCATGGAAATCATGTTATCCTCTGTTTGAATGTAAAATAAGAtatgttaattaaaatatatttatttgaaacttcTTTGACGAATTACCTAATCTTTATTATTGTCTTTAAGCCAATAAAAAATGTTCTCGCACAACTGTTCAACACATTCTGTAACTTTTTCACATGTGTGTACATATGCCAACTGCTAATACATCTCctagccattgtctagtaaaccaATTCCtctaaaattacaaaaaaattgCAAACTCTTATCCTagttataaaaaaattattccgttttaaatgtGTATGAGAACTTATTGAATAATAATGTATCTCAAAAGAACACATAGATGTGTTAAATTCTTCTTCTAGAAACATCCTCAATCATGATTTTTGTATCCAATAAAATGTGTTGATTTTGATAGTACtaagttatttaaaataattataacgtAGGTTCAACATTTTAGAATTAGATGTACACAAAAATAAAGACCTTTAGATTTTTAAATcttgaaatttaaaaaaacgaatgattgataaaaatttttatttcaaataaattaaacttagaaatatataatttagaaGCTGTTTTTTCATTGCTATATTTCATTTTGGCCTAGATTTTTTTGTCAAGATGACGCTTAGGACTGCTTTTATTGCGACTGACTTGCCCTCTTTTAACAAGAGGTAGTGCTACAAGGTTTGGCTCGAATTTGACACTTATGAGATGTTGAGGCCAAATCTGGTGTGAAGTGTGGAAACGAATGGCTCGATAGTTGACATAACAGCGTACAGTCAAATTCTGGATGAATTGCTCACTGGGGATATTCTCGCACTGCACTGGAACCTTTCTCTTTCGAATGATATTATTTAATAGCGAAAAAGATGTTGATATAAGGACGTTAATTTACAACATATAAAAGCAAATCTGTTTTGGCATCAGAATTTATGATATGGATAATATAGAGCAAAAACTATGACAAGTATAGTTACACTGGTGGTTATAAGGTGTCGTCTAAATAGGAGGATTTGTGATGGATACATAGGTCTATGGCAGATAGATAGTTCTACAAACAGACACCCACAGCGTTAGCTCTCTGTGCGAGATACGCTCCACCATGTGTAATTAGCGACCGTTTCCGTTTTCCTCCCTGGGAAAAGGAAAAGATCGCTCTCGAAGAGTAAGAGATTTCAAGATTGGACTGCATAGCGTGAGCATGCGTAGTTAACCACGGATCGTATCCACGCGGTTGCCACGTAGATGTTCTAATTCGTTTTCCTTGCCGAGCAAGCATTGTATTAGGGGGACTGGAAAATAATGTCGTTTTTTTACagtaaattcgaataaataaatttcttacAAGTTTTTCTTTTTAGTCAATGATGTAATCACCCTCGTTGGCAATAACCTTTTGCCATCTAGTGTGCAAATTTGCAATGTTGGATCGATAAAAATCAATTGGTTTTTCAGTAAAATATCTAGAGATGGCATTTTTCATATCAACCAAATTTTGAAAGTTTTTGTTTGTTAAGAAGTGTTGCAGTGAACGGAATAAATGGAAATCCGATGGCACAATGTCGGGCGAGTATGGTGGATGAGGCAGTACCTCCCACCCCAATTCATTAATTTTTTCCAGCGTTTTTCTTGCGCAGTGCGGTCTTGCATTATCGTGTTGCAAAATAATGCCTTTTCTATTGATAATCGCTGGATAATTTTCAATTAATGATTGATTTACTCAATCTAATTGTTCACAATAAAGGTCTGCATTAACAGTTTCTCCTGGTTTAAGCATTTCAAAATGGACGATTCCACGAATACCCCACCAAACACACAAAAGCGCCTTTTTCGGATGTAAACCTGGCTTAGCAGTCCTTCGTGGCGGTTCATTCGGAGAGAGCCACTGCCTTTTGCGTTTTGGATTATCATACAGGACCCATTTTTCATCTGCAGTGATCAAACAATCAAAAAACGGATGGTCTACCAAGGTTGGTTAAGAGTATTAATTAATACGTCATTGTCTAAAGTTGTTGGTCTTCCTGATCGATGTGAGTCTCTCTCGGAAAGATCGAAATTACCGGATCTGAACTTAGAAAACCACCTTTGGCATTTACGAACATCTAAGGCACTTGGGTAAACAACGCAAATGTTTTTGGTAGCAACTGTTGCATTACTACCCTTGTGAAACTCCAAAAGCATGCAATGGCGGATATGAATCTCTTCTGATATTTGGCTAGTCATTTCACTCAAAATGGCGAAAGAAAATTTAAGGATTAAGTTTTCACAACTAAACAAGTCACTTTAACTTTGAAATGTCTCTGGCACGACTTTCAACTACGCAATGAACTCATAAACGGTAAAGAAGCAGtgacaaaaatgtctcgtaatacgaAAAtgatagctgaggtcattctaagtaactgtTTCCTTTCCGAAAATGCAAtatgcggctttgtttacgagttattaacgaataacacAGATCAATGAGAATGCAACGTGCGTCGACCATGGAGCGTGACAGATGAAGGGTGCCTCTGTGCTGTattcgaatgaacgaataagTCACGGAGAGTAAACTTCCGAATTTCTTTTATTAAGTGACAGTGATAAtattaagaaaaacgctattcatccttatttcagaatgcctgaaaaatatttactaatttttcgtactcgaaataataagtaatttaaccgtgacagccggtttaattttctggtgtgcatgacacctcatgtgtatcatataaaacttttaagcaaggtgtacagtaaagattaacaaagttcggaAATTATATCGTAAAATTATATCGTAATAAAATATCAATGAAATTTATCAATATCGTAAAAATATATCgtaaattatattgtaatttaaatccgtgtccgaacacaattcaacgaacgattcgcaaaactaatttaatattaaataatcgtgttaaagaacgtaaaggatttgtttcttagaaaaatatgaagaatattatcaataaggaAGTCActcatttagttgtaaatccacttgaggcacggaaatgtgtgcaggaggatagtggattgacctcgtacaatgtacgacgaacagaaggatgtttCCGGGCAGACTATTCCAACAttcactttcactgcattatcattaaacactgatcacttatcaataatatttatggacgatcTCTCTgaggttaatatgtatggcccagAAAAGAACCAATTtgtttatgcgacgcgttcgaagttcttaTCGTTAAGAACACGTACCGCGTTGACGAGACGAACTGtagaagactggcacgatggccaACAATGTTCGTGTTTGATGGGAAACAGTTGACATTCGCTCGTAGGAAAACGAAACACTGTCGGCCATCGTaccagtcttctgcagttcgtCCCATTAATGCAATACATGTCCCAttaaaaaatcggctcttttcagggtcATACAAATCAACCCAgaaaagttattataaatattataaataaatattattgataatagagagatacagatcagctgtgcagttaaTTATACACTGTACGAGgccaatgcactatcctcctgcacacatttccgtgcatgaagtagatttacaactaaatgggtaagtttcttattgataatattcttcatatttctctatcaAACAAAtctcttacgtcctttaacaggattattatttattaaattagctttgcaaatcattcgttgaattgtgTTCCGAcgtgaaattatttaaattaaaatatcatttacgtactttgttaatcttcactgtacaccttgcttaaaaatttcatatggtacacgtgatgtatcatgcacaccagaaaattaaaacggcgctcacggttaaactacatattatttcgggtccgaaaaattagtaaatattctgcagacgttctaaagtaaaggtgaacagcgtttttcttaaaaatatcactgttacgtggtaaaaaaaatccggaaatttcacgcttcgtgacttgttcaatacttcgaacgcagctcgagtccgtcccgaccttctgtcaaagcctcgtgctgcggactctctcgccgtcacctctcattggccagtgtttttcgttaataactcgtaaacaaagccgcagattgcattttcgcaaaggaaaaagttacttagaatgacctcagctacccctcattttcggctgttaaaataattgtggaacaccttgTATGCGTGTGAAGCGTTCTCCTACTTTTTTCTgggatatatttaaattatacatCATATATAAACACCTTgcataacgcgaaacacagcatAAATCGTTTGTCCGCTGTAATGCATGCCAGTTACACGTCCCCGTAAAAATTCAAGATATATGGAGAGATACAAATTAATATCAACTCGTGTTGAAAGTTCCGAAAGTTCCGAATGTTCCAAAAGTTTCAAGATTGTCGCAACGGAACAATCAGAATAAGACTTCCCGAATGTTTTACACCAGACGTCTTTGAGACGTCTTCAAGACATCTTTGTGCCATCTTGGTTGGTGTCCGCTCGTACATACTTTTCATGGACACCGTGTCTGTAggtatgaaatgcggataaaTATAGAAATCTGCTATAGTTGTactttactcgcattggctgcaaAGATCGTCAAATATAATtctattaagttatttttagtTACATCATATTAAAACTAATTAGAGAAAAACttgctactattaaagaaactggtcaagatacaaCTTATTAGTTCTACTATGTTAAAACTAAGAAAAAattgctactattaaagaagctggtcaagatacataaaaaaattaaaaattatattacacttacttaactaaaacataataataattatttgctGGAAGAAGCACGTcaggttaaataatttattaatacaaaacatTACATTCTAATGGTTTGCCACGCGTCGAACTTCTCGAAcctggccgagcttgtacatgaggtgcaACTACTCTCACCTGTGCAGGAACTGGAACTGCCCTCCGTACCGTCGTCCTTGGTTTTTCAACAGCTGCCGTAGGAAAACGTTCTCTTCGTCTCTGCATTATGCGCTGTTtatagtgtctcgcggttcgtctcaGGACAGAATCATCCTTGCAGATATTCAACCACTTACCTAACACTCtagcagcgcaaagcagagacCGAGGATCCAACATGCGTAGGATTAACTGCGACTCCTCCGGCGGAAGTTTagaaataaaatccaccttggtagtGTGACGTAAACtttcacacttagatatatgaaaaactttatttcattcaagcgggttacgctTGAATGTATAATACAGTAAATGGACACAGTACAAAATAataacgacggacagcaattcGGTGTGTATGGGTCAAgaccctgattccaactcaatggcctgtctttgatgtgcggtgattttatacgccctcttatctcgctccacgtgg
This window of the Megalopta genalis isolate 19385.01 unplaced genomic scaffold, iyMegGena1_principal scaffold0026, whole genome shotgun sequence genome carries:
- the Adss gene encoding adenylosuccinate synthetase, whose translation is MQRSAQQANGDGVLTSPRKKQRLSNATAKVTVVLGAQWGDEGKGKVVDMLAMDADVVCRCQGGSNAGHTVVVDGSEFHFHLLPSGIINAECTSLIGNGVVIHLPGLFEELESNEEKGLKNWQERLVISDRAHIVFDFHQQVDGLQELEKGTQSLGTTKKGIGPTYSSKAARNGLRIGDLLGNFDKFSQKFESLVSSYQKMFPALQVDVKAELQRYKEYAERIRPLVKETVQYLHQALREGKKVIVEGANAAMLDIDFGTYPYVTSSNCSIGGVCTGLGLPPSYIGDVVGVVKAYTTRVGDGPFPTELLDATGDLLQRRGHEFGVTTNRKRRCGWLDLMLLKFTAMVNGYTSICLTKLDILDTLPKIQIGVGYRLNGKDIDYFPSSTSDLAKVEIIYESIDGWQSTTEGVRSLEKLPLNARKYIQLIEEHLGIPVKWIGVGASRDSVITL